In Pseudodesulfovibrio sp. JC047, the following proteins share a genomic window:
- a CDS encoding M23 family metallopeptidase, with amino-acid sequence MSNETNFSQKKKSGKGFPLVLLTIILICTLGAGLFMIFRDTTAPTIAIAPNTQNLGKESTVDVSVQDPGSGLKSLEIVAIQGKKRIPLVTKEYPGGIMEAKEVLSLDSGIIKEGEFTIEITARDASLYPFGAAGVTSASQSYSLDLTPPRIFVQSHTNNLNQGGSGLMVYSLSEKVENTGIQVGERFFPAYLQPGPTGKFQYYCIFAHPWDTPSNKFTPFITASDKAGNTAKRSFNYHTNSRQFRHDKIRLSDGFMERTIPEFQGLVPNQGTLLDQYLYINNTLRQQNRAKLLELGRQTSPTMLWSGPFKRLPNAANRATFADARDYMYKGRKVDFQTHLGLDLASVRQAAVPAGNDGIIVHADFLGIYGNVVVIDHGLGLQSLYAHLSSIAVANGDRVTRGQTIGHTGTTGLAGGDHLHYGIIVSGIPTQPFEWWDKNWIRNNVLSKIQ; translated from the coding sequence ATGAGTAACGAAACGAACTTCTCTCAAAAAAAGAAAAGCGGAAAAGGTTTTCCCCTCGTCCTCTTGACCATCATACTCATCTGCACCCTTGGCGCAGGACTGTTCATGATTTTCAGAGACACGACGGCACCGACCATAGCCATTGCACCCAACACCCAAAACCTGGGCAAGGAAAGTACGGTTGACGTCTCGGTGCAAGACCCTGGCAGTGGTTTAAAATCACTTGAAATTGTCGCAATCCAAGGCAAAAAGCGTATCCCTCTGGTCACCAAGGAGTACCCCGGCGGCATTATGGAGGCCAAAGAGGTCCTGTCTCTGGATTCGGGCATCATCAAGGAAGGTGAATTCACCATTGAAATCACAGCCCGGGATGCGTCCTTGTATCCCTTCGGAGCCGCCGGAGTCACCAGTGCGTCGCAAAGCTACTCGCTGGATCTGACGCCACCACGAATTTTTGTCCAATCTCACACCAACAACCTGAATCAGGGCGGCAGCGGACTCATGGTCTACTCCCTGTCCGAAAAAGTAGAAAACACCGGAATACAAGTTGGAGAACGGTTCTTCCCCGCATATCTCCAACCGGGACCAACCGGAAAATTCCAGTACTATTGCATTTTTGCCCACCCATGGGACACTCCATCCAACAAATTCACTCCGTTCATTACCGCCTCAGACAAGGCTGGAAACACGGCCAAACGGTCATTCAACTATCACACCAATAGTCGCCAGTTCCGGCATGACAAAATCAGGCTTTCCGATGGATTCATGGAACGAACCATCCCGGAATTTCAAGGACTTGTCCCCAATCAAGGCACACTCCTCGATCAGTACCTATACATCAACAACACCTTGCGGCAACAGAATCGGGCCAAGCTGCTCGAACTCGGCCGACAAACCAGCCCCACCATGTTGTGGTCCGGCCCATTCAAACGGCTTCCCAATGCGGCAAATCGTGCGACATTCGCCGATGCCAGAGACTACATGTACAAAGGCAGGAAAGTCGATTTCCAGACACACCTCGGCCTTGATCTGGCGAGTGTACGACAGGCAGCCGTACCTGCAGGCAATGACGGGATCATTGTCCACGCCGACTTTTTGGGCATTTATGGCAATGTCGTGGTCATCGATCACGGGCTCGGCCTTCAGTCGCTCTACGCGCACCTCAGCTCCATTGCCGTGGCCAATGGTGACCGAGTCACTCGCGGACAAACTATCGGACACACAGGGACAACTGGACTGGCTGGCGGCGACCATCTCCATTATGGAATCATCGTCTCAGGTATCCCGACCCAGCCGTTCGAGTGGTGGGACAAAAACTGGATTCGAAACAACGTGTTATCAAAAATCCAATAA
- a CDS encoding CBS domain-containing protein → MLKVNDLMTSPVFSLKERDSLHSARQLMNLQRIRHIPIVTVDNVFTGLITHRDILSATISHLAELDPETQKEIDAGIPLHEIMRTDITSISTDTPLKKAAQILLNHKYGCLPVVKNGELVGILTEADFLRLTIQLMEGLDDQD, encoded by the coding sequence ATGCTGAAGGTCAATGACCTTATGACATCACCCGTCTTTTCACTCAAGGAACGCGATTCCCTACACAGTGCTCGCCAGCTCATGAATCTTCAACGCATCAGACATATCCCCATCGTCACGGTTGACAACGTGTTCACCGGATTGATCACCCATAGAGACATTCTTTCCGCCACTATTTCCCATCTGGCTGAACTTGATCCAGAAACACAAAAAGAAATAGACGCGGGAATTCCCCTGCATGAAATCATGCGCACGGATATCACTTCAATCAGTACCGATACTCCACTCAAAAAAGCGGCCCAAATTCTCCTTAATCACAAGTACGGCTGTCTGCCCGTGGTGAAAAACGGTGAACTGGTCGGCATATTAACAGAAGCAGATTTCCTGCGTTTGACGATTCAACTCATGGAAGGTCTGGACGATCAGGACTAA
- a CDS encoding protein-L-isoaspartate(D-aspartate) O-methyltransferase, with product MVVDPVRLRKRMVREQIQARGVNDSRVLEAMSTLPRHLFVEEALAYKAYSDSPLPIGEGQTISQPYIVALMSELLEIEPGMKILEIGTGSGYQAAVLGEMGAEVYTVERIKKLFHAARKRFMKMRMFSVKLKLDDGTMGWPDEAPYDRIIVTAGGPEIPEPLVDQLADHGRMLIPVGESRRNQMLVLVEKRDGVVRQTDMGNVAFVDLVGSHGW from the coding sequence TTGGTGGTTGATCCGGTTCGGTTGAGAAAGCGCATGGTGCGCGAACAGATACAGGCTCGCGGCGTGAATGATTCACGGGTGCTTGAAGCCATGTCCACGCTTCCCAGACATCTTTTTGTCGAGGAAGCTTTGGCCTATAAAGCCTATTCCGACAGCCCGCTTCCCATCGGGGAGGGGCAGACTATTTCACAACCATATATTGTGGCCCTGATGTCCGAGCTGCTTGAGATCGAGCCGGGGATGAAAATTCTTGAGATCGGCACAGGCTCTGGCTATCAGGCTGCTGTTCTTGGGGAAATGGGGGCGGAAGTCTATACGGTCGAGCGAATAAAGAAACTTTTTCATGCCGCTCGTAAACGCTTCATGAAAATGCGCATGTTTTCTGTTAAGCTGAAGCTTGACGACGGGACCATGGGCTGGCCGGACGAAGCTCCGTATGATCGGATCATTGTTACAGCCGGAGGTCCCGAGATTCCGGAACCATTGGTGGATCAATTGGCCGATCATGGTCGAATGCTTATCCCGGTCGGTGAATCCAGGCGCAACCAGATGCTTGTTCTTGTTGAAAAACGTGACGGCGTAGTCCGTCAAACTGATATGGGAAATGTCGCGTTTGTGGATCTGGTGGGCAGTCACGGCTGGTAG
- a CDS encoding DUF368 domain-containing protein, with protein sequence MSKNSLPLKDAFMASPGPRTLKAGVLLWLKGVCMGSADIVPGVSGGTIAFITGIYEQLVDAIRSFNTDVVRRVLTLDISGAVRLVHIRFLVCLLLGIMTAMITMAGIMNTMLHTHPVETWSLFFGLITASIFVVGKQIQPFSAVNIGFVLLGALGSYFLVGMIPVSTPETLPFIFLCGSIAICAMILPGISGAFLLLMLGKYEYVTRTLKNPFIWDNFVIMAVFAAGACVGIVFFSRILHFLLHRWHGATVSVLTGFMIGALRKVWPWKEVLETSVIRGKVHVLREQNVLPDMVSGDVLFAVGLAVLGVIVVLALDRFSHDQ encoded by the coding sequence ATGTCCAAGAACTCACTGCCTCTCAAAGATGCTTTCATGGCGAGTCCGGGTCCTCGAACACTCAAGGCTGGAGTTTTGCTCTGGTTGAAAGGGGTGTGCATGGGGAGTGCCGACATTGTCCCCGGAGTTTCCGGCGGGACAATAGCCTTTATCACCGGCATTTATGAACAGCTTGTAGATGCCATTCGTTCCTTTAATACCGATGTTGTCCGGCGGGTATTGACGTTGGATATTTCCGGGGCCGTGCGCCTTGTCCATATCCGATTTCTTGTGTGTCTGTTGTTGGGAATTATGACAGCCATGATCACAATGGCCGGGATCATGAATACCATGTTGCATACGCATCCGGTGGAAACGTGGTCCCTGTTTTTTGGCTTGATTACCGCATCCATATTTGTGGTTGGAAAGCAGATTCAACCTTTCTCAGCTGTCAATATTGGTTTTGTGCTGTTGGGTGCTCTCGGGAGCTATTTCCTTGTCGGCATGATTCCGGTTTCGACGCCTGAAACATTGCCTTTCATTTTTTTGTGTGGATCGATTGCCATTTGCGCCATGATTTTACCAGGTATCAGTGGGGCATTTCTGCTGCTGATGTTGGGAAAGTATGAGTATGTCACCCGGACACTGAAGAATCCGTTTATATGGGATAATTTTGTGATTATGGCGGTGTTTGCTGCCGGTGCATGCGTTGGGATCGTCTTTTTTTCTCGGATACTTCATTTTTTGCTGCACCGATGGCATGGCGCCACGGTGAGCGTGTTGACAGGATTTATGATCGGGGCCTTGCGAAAAGTCTGGCCGTGGAAAGAAGTCTTGGAAACTTCAGTGATTCGTGGGAAGGTACATGTCCTGCGGGAGCAGAATGTGCTTCCGGACATGGTGAGTGGTGATGTGCTTTTTGCGGTGGGGTTGGCGGTGCTCGGCGTTATCGTCGTGCTGGCTCTTGACCGTTTTTCGCACGATCAGTGA
- a CDS encoding Mrp/NBP35 family ATP-binding protein: protein MSECSSGSCSGANKASAKLKIQDAMIETTLEKIKYKLFIMSGKGGVGKSSVSVNVAAALAARGFKVGLLDVDIHGPSVPTLLGISGTLDVDRGSLMVPKEYNENLHVVSMESLLKDPDQAVLWRGPMKTSAIRQFVSDVQWGELDFLVVDSPPGTGDEPMTVLKTVPEALCVVVTTPQEVSLSDVRKSINFLQYAQANVLGVVENMSGLICPHCHESIDLFKKGGGKDLAEKYGLDFLGAIPLDPATVVAGDMGTPVVLLEEDSQAKTALIELADTIAEAAQKSFEAASTTHA from the coding sequence ATGAGCGAGTGCAGCTCCGGCTCCTGTAGTGGGGCCAACAAGGCGAGTGCCAAGTTGAAAATCCAGGATGCGATGATTGAAACCACCCTGGAGAAGATCAAGTACAAGCTGTTTATCATGAGCGGCAAGGGCGGAGTCGGTAAAAGTTCTGTTTCCGTGAATGTCGCGGCAGCGTTGGCGGCTCGTGGGTTCAAGGTCGGTCTGCTGGATGTGGATATTCACGGACCGAGTGTCCCGACCCTTCTTGGTATTTCTGGAACCTTGGATGTGGATCGGGGATCATTGATGGTCCCTAAGGAGTACAATGAGAACCTGCATGTCGTGTCCATGGAGTCTTTGTTGAAAGACCCTGACCAGGCTGTTCTGTGGCGCGGTCCTATGAAGACCTCAGCCATTCGACAGTTTGTATCAGACGTGCAGTGGGGTGAACTTGATTTTCTGGTTGTCGATTCCCCTCCGGGAACAGGTGACGAACCCATGACCGTGCTCAAGACTGTCCCTGAGGCCTTGTGTGTCGTGGTGACCACACCACAGGAGGTGTCGTTGTCCGACGTGCGCAAGTCGATCAATTTTCTGCAATACGCTCAGGCCAACGTGCTTGGAGTGGTGGAAAATATGAGTGGATTGATTTGTCCGCACTGTCATGAATCCATCGACCTGTTCAAGAAGGGGGGAGGCAAGGATTTGGCCGAAAAGTACGGTCTTGACTTCCTTGGTGCGATTCCTCTTGATCCCGCAACGGTTGTTGCTGGAGATATGGGAACACCCGTTGTCCTTCTTGAAGAGGACTCCCAGGCAAAGACTGCGCTTATTGAATTGGCCGACACCATAGCCGAAGCTGCTCAAAAGAGCTTTGAGGCGGCATCGACAACCCACGCTTGA
- the pgsA gene encoding CDP-diacylglycerol--glycerol-3-phosphate 3-phosphatidyltransferase produces MNKNVFNLPNCLTMARILAAPVVVFLLYLEMWYQFRFGSYFAFGLYFVACMTDYFDGKIARQQNTITNLGKFLDPLADKLLIGSLLIMLVKLGDGWGVPAWVVIIIICRELAVTGMRAIAAEMGEVVAADRLGKAKTLAQSLAVGFLIFHYPLFGWDPRPLGQILLYFALILTVVSGGNYLYNFYKKWINVAE; encoded by the coding sequence ATGAACAAGAACGTCTTTAATCTGCCCAACTGTCTGACCATGGCCCGTATTCTTGCGGCGCCTGTTGTTGTCTTCCTCCTCTATCTTGAGATGTGGTATCAGTTTCGTTTTGGGTCCTATTTTGCGTTTGGATTGTATTTTGTGGCCTGCATGACTGATTATTTTGACGGTAAGATTGCCAGACAACAGAACACTATTACCAATTTGGGGAAGTTTCTTGATCCGTTGGCGGATAAACTTCTTATTGGCTCGTTGCTCATTATGCTGGTCAAACTTGGCGATGGCTGGGGCGTTCCTGCGTGGGTCGTCATTATCATCATCTGCCGTGAGTTGGCTGTCACCGGGATGCGGGCCATTGCTGCGGAAATGGGAGAAGTTGTTGCGGCTGATCGATTGGGCAAGGCTAAAACCTTGGCCCAGTCTCTAGCTGTTGGTTTTCTTATTTTCCACTATCCCTTGTTTGGATGGGACCCCCGTCCTTTGGGGCAGATATTGTTATATTTCGCTTTGATATTGACGGTTGTTTCAGGTGGTAACTACCTGTATAACTTTTATAAAAAGTGGATCAATGTCGCAGAGTAA
- a CDS encoding septum formation initiator family protein: MRGRIVLVVLLLVINLFLLVRLIWSNQGVFAYLELKGRYTSLQQKIDDVDRKSLDLSQEIRKLKSDKGYQEKVVREQMNFVKKDELLYIFPDENGQPGGEGTDER, translated from the coding sequence ATGCGTGGTCGAATTGTCCTTGTTGTCTTACTTTTGGTTATCAATCTTTTCCTGCTGGTCAGGTTGATTTGGAGTAATCAGGGGGTTTTTGCGTATCTTGAATTGAAGGGACGATATACGTCTTTGCAACAAAAGATTGATGACGTTGATAGGAAAAGTTTGGATTTGAGTCAGGAAATTCGGAAGCTCAAATCGGACAAGGGGTACCAAGAGAAAGTCGTTCGTGAGCAAATGAATTTTGTAAAAAAGGACGAACTATTATATATTTTCCCGGATGAGAACGGTCAACCCGGCGGAGAAGGAACAGATGAGCGATAA
- a CDS encoding tetratricopeptide repeat protein, translating to MSDKIEWYQEVLSLEPGSRVFFPLAKLFVENGLPEKAVKTLRQGLNRHPDYLEARMLLVELLTELKREDEVHDQLQRVIDPLRDYPAFWRGWARSLPPDKSDLSVFLMLVASNISGETIRWTDVIFEGIGPLAKRLVGMPLPPPSAHLSSSVSNDEHDEAFESGEFESNDSEPVFRSGVMAFRTKTMADLLASQGDVDGALEIYRELLQSTMSDERRAELKDRIVQLERGAKGPAVAEDGNTDVLSVHAKNRLISTLETLASRFEARVRA from the coding sequence ATGAGCGATAAAATTGAGTGGTATCAAGAAGTTCTTTCGTTGGAACCCGGTTCAAGGGTGTTTTTTCCTTTGGCAAAGTTGTTTGTTGAAAATGGTCTGCCCGAAAAGGCCGTCAAGACGCTGCGGCAGGGATTGAACAGGCATCCAGACTACCTTGAAGCGCGGATGCTTCTGGTTGAACTGCTCACGGAGTTGAAACGTGAGGACGAGGTTCACGATCAGTTGCAGCGCGTGATTGATCCTTTGCGGGATTATCCGGCTTTTTGGCGTGGCTGGGCGAGAAGTCTGCCGCCTGATAAAAGTGATTTATCCGTTTTTTTGATGCTGGTGGCATCCAATATTTCTGGGGAAACCATCCGGTGGACCGATGTGATTTTTGAGGGTATAGGCCCTTTGGCCAAGCGTTTGGTCGGTATGCCTCTGCCTCCGCCCAGCGCGCATTTATCGTCGTCCGTTTCGAATGACGAGCATGATGAAGCGTTTGAATCGGGCGAGTTTGAATCGAATGATTCCGAACCGGTGTTTCGTTCTGGAGTTATGGCTTTTCGAACAAAAACCATGGCGGACTTGCTCGCATCGCAGGGGGATGTAGACGGCGCACTTGAAATCTATCGTGAATTGTTGCAATCAACCATGTCCGACGAACGGCGGGCCGAACTTAAGGATCGGATTGTGCAGTTGGAGCGCGGGGCGAAAGGTCCCGCTGTTGCTGAAGATGGAAATACGGATGTGTTAAGTGTTCATGCCAAAAATCGCCTTATCAGTACCTTGGAAACATTGGCTTCCCGTTTTGAAGCCAGGGTGCGGGCTTAA
- the fbp gene encoding class 1 fructose-bisphosphatase encodes MPQQVTVTEHILLHQKMVPGATGQFTRLFNEIVLSAKIISRAVNKAGLVDVLGFTGDVNVQGEEVKKLDAYANRILIHRLSRSGVLCAMASEENADVIEVSESLPRGEYIIIFDPLDGSSNIDVNVNIGTIFSIFKRKSSSDAALMSGDVLQQGNEQVAAGYILYGSSTMLVFTCGDGVHGFTLDPSVGEFILSHPNIRIPEQGKIYSVNEGYERYWDRETKKTLAYFKSPKNALRKPYSGRYIGSLVADFHRNLLYGGIFMYPADLRDPKKPTGKLRLTCECNPMAFLAEQAGGMAIDGVNRIMDIDPEHLHQRVPFFCGSRNDVQIVQDIFVAGARRQKKK; translated from the coding sequence ATGCCACAGCAAGTTACGGTTACTGAACATATACTCCTGCACCAGAAAATGGTGCCGGGGGCAACAGGCCAGTTTACGCGTCTGTTCAATGAAATAGTTTTGTCAGCCAAGATTATATCTCGGGCTGTCAACAAGGCTGGATTGGTTGATGTTCTTGGGTTTACCGGGGATGTGAACGTCCAGGGGGAAGAAGTTAAAAAACTCGATGCGTATGCGAATAGAATTCTCATTCATCGCTTATCCCGGTCCGGCGTGTTGTGCGCGATGGCCTCCGAGGAAAATGCCGATGTGATTGAGGTTTCCGAATCGTTGCCTCGTGGTGAATATATCATTATTTTTGATCCGCTGGATGGGTCGTCCAACATTGATGTCAATGTTAATATCGGGACGATTTTTTCCATATTCAAACGCAAAAGCAGTTCGGATGCTGCGTTGATGTCCGGCGATGTGCTCCAGCAGGGAAATGAACAGGTTGCGGCTGGCTATATTTTATATGGCTCTTCGACCATGTTGGTTTTCACCTGTGGCGATGGGGTTCATGGATTCACGCTTGATCCGAGTGTGGGCGAATTCATTTTGTCACATCCGAATATCCGTATTCCTGAGCAGGGCAAGATTTATTCTGTCAACGAAGGGTACGAACGGTATTGGGACCGTGAAACGAAAAAGACCCTGGCGTATTTCAAGTCTCCAAAGAACGCGCTTCGTAAACCCTACAGTGGGCGCTACATAGGGTCATTGGTTGCCGATTTTCATCGGAATCTGTTGTATGGTGGTATTTTCATGTATCCGGCCGACTTGCGCGATCCGAAAAAACCAACGGGCAAATTGCGGTTGACCTGCGAGTGCAACCCGATGGCTTTTCTCGCTGAACAGGCCGGTGGAATGGCCATTGATGGAGTGAATCGGATCATGGATATTGATCCAGAGCACTTGCATCAGCGCGTTCCCTTTTTCTGTGGTTCCCGGAATGATGTCCAGATTGTACAGGATATCTTCGTTGCCGGTGCCCGGAGGCAAAAGAAGAAATAA
- the tsaD gene encoding tRNA (adenosine(37)-N6)-threonylcarbamoyltransferase complex transferase subunit TsaD translates to MLILGIETSCDETAVALVQDGRLLGEKLATQIDTHALFGGVVPEIASREHLRVLPRLFRELMTETDTEPVDIDAVAVARGPGLLGSLLVGVSFAKALCLSTGASLIGVNHLWAHLLAPGLTGEIQFPALGLLVSGGHTHIYRISSPVEFELLGRTLDDAAGEAFDKVAKRLNFPYPGGRYIDELGQESVPDTTLFPRPYIDNNSLDFSFSGLKTAVANYVTTQPELVFDTMADSEAIAALSGEKRAALARVCASFNWSVSDTLRIKVERALKRSGPMKSLIVAGGVAANFGVRETMKGVAEKYGLRLTLPELNLCTDNGAMIAFAGWQFAKAGYSHTLELEAVPRGRVVPQDWIHSGGPLER, encoded by the coding sequence ATGCTCATTCTTGGAATTGAGACGTCGTGCGATGAAACAGCGGTTGCACTTGTGCAGGATGGGCGTCTTCTGGGCGAAAAACTTGCGACCCAGATCGATACCCATGCCTTGTTCGGCGGCGTGGTGCCGGAAATCGCCTCTCGTGAACATCTACGTGTGTTGCCACGCCTTTTTCGTGAATTGATGACAGAGACCGACACTGAGCCGGTGGATATTGACGCGGTGGCTGTGGCCCGTGGTCCTGGACTGCTCGGAAGTTTGTTGGTGGGAGTCAGCTTTGCAAAAGCACTGTGTCTTTCGACTGGCGCTTCGTTGATCGGGGTGAATCATCTTTGGGCGCATCTTCTGGCACCGGGATTGACCGGTGAAATTCAGTTCCCGGCATTGGGGCTGCTCGTCTCCGGCGGACATACTCATATTTACAGGATTTCGTCCCCCGTTGAATTTGAACTTTTGGGACGGACATTGGATGACGCGGCTGGTGAGGCCTTTGACAAGGTCGCCAAACGTTTGAATTTTCCGTATCCCGGTGGTCGGTATATCGATGAATTGGGGCAGGAAAGTGTCCCCGATACAACACTGTTTCCCCGACCGTATATCGACAATAATTCACTGGATTTCAGTTTCAGCGGGTTGAAAACAGCGGTTGCCAATTATGTGACGACTCAGCCTGAACTGGTGTTTGATACCATGGCTGATTCTGAGGCGATTGCCGCCTTGAGCGGTGAAAAGCGAGCTGCCTTGGCCCGAGTTTGTGCTTCTTTCAATTGGAGTGTTTCCGACACCTTGCGAATCAAGGTGGAGCGGGCGTTGAAACGAAGCGGTCCGATGAAAAGTTTGATCGTGGCCGGTGGAGTGGCAGCGAACTTCGGCGTCCGTGAAACCATGAAGGGCGTTGCTGAGAAATATGGTCTGCGGTTGACCTTGCCGGAATTGAACTTATGTACAGATAACGGCGCAATGATCGCTTTTGCCGGATGGCAATTTGCCAAGGCGGGATATTCCCATACCCTTGAGCTGGAAGCGGTTCCACGGGGAAGAGTGGTTCCACAGGACTGGATTCATTCAGGTGGCCCCTTGGAGAGATAA
- the trxA gene encoding thioredoxin gives MANQITDGSFEQDVLQSDVPVLIDFWAPWCGPCRAMGPVIDELAEEFTGQIKIVKMNVDENSATPGKYGIRAIPTLILFKDGEVVDQSTGAVSKSSIKEMITKKAL, from the coding sequence ATGGCGAACCAGATTACCGATGGTAGTTTTGAACAGGATGTGTTGCAGAGCGATGTCCCTGTGCTTATTGATTTTTGGGCTCCCTGGTGTGGGCCTTGCCGTGCAATGGGACCTGTCATTGACGAACTGGCTGAAGAATTCACAGGCCAGATCAAGATCGTTAAAATGAATGTGGACGAAAATTCCGCAACTCCCGGCAAATACGGTATTCGTGCCATTCCGACATTGATTCTTTTTAAAGATGGTGAAGTTGTTGACCAGAGCACTGGTGCCGTCTCCAAGAGCAGTATCAAGGAAATGATCACCAAGAAGGCATTGTAA
- the trxB gene encoding thioredoxin-disulfide reductase gives MKSYDAVVIGGGPAGMTAALYLLRAGVKVLMIEKLSPGGQVLMTAEIENYPGFPKGLQGWELADKFAAHLDEYELDRISDEVKSITVGNPLHTITVGDETVETKTIILATGSRYRKLGVPGEERLLGRGVSYCALCDGNFFRDRDVAVIGGGNSALEEALYLARLVNKVYLIHRREDFRGLQCYQDKCTTHEKIEIIRNTVVDEIQGKDDLETLALRNVSTNETSQLTLDGTFIFIGFEPIMDYVPDTITKEPNGVVTDVEMRTNVPGVFAAGDIRAKMCRQVASAVGDGATAATAAFSYLEQLGD, from the coding sequence ATGAAATCTTATGACGCCGTAGTCATAGGGGGCGGCCCGGCAGGAATGACGGCTGCCCTTTATCTTTTGCGGGCCGGTGTAAAAGTCCTCATGATTGAGAAGCTGTCTCCGGGCGGCCAGGTCTTGATGACTGCCGAAATTGAAAATTATCCCGGGTTCCCCAAGGGGCTTCAGGGATGGGAATTGGCTGATAAATTCGCAGCTCACTTGGACGAATACGAGCTTGATCGCATCAGTGATGAAGTCAAAAGTATCACCGTTGGGAATCCGCTTCATACCATCACTGTCGGTGATGAAACGGTTGAGACCAAGACGATTATTTTGGCCACTGGATCACGCTACCGGAAGCTTGGTGTTCCTGGCGAAGAACGTTTGCTTGGCCGGGGGGTCTCTTATTGTGCCCTGTGCGATGGCAATTTCTTTCGTGATCGGGACGTTGCTGTCATTGGTGGGGGCAATTCCGCTTTGGAAGAAGCCCTGTATCTGGCTCGTCTCGTGAACAAGGTGTATCTTATTCACCGGCGTGAAGATTTTCGAGGTCTTCAATGCTATCAGGATAAATGCACCACACATGAGAAAATCGAGATTATTCGGAATACCGTTGTCGATGAAATCCAGGGAAAAGATGATCTTGAAACATTGGCTTTGCGCAATGTCTCGACGAACGAAACGTCCCAGTTGACGCTGGATGGCACGTTTATCTTTATCGGATTTGAGCCGATCATGGACTATGTCCCTGATACCATTACGAAAGAGCCCAATGGTGTCGTGACTGATGTTGAAATGCGTACCAATGTTCCTGGTGTCTTTGCCGCTGGAGATATCCGCGCAAAAATGTGCCGTCAGGTTGCATCCGCCGTTGGCGACGGGGCTACCGCAGCCACCGCAGCGTTTTCATATCTTGAGCAGTTGGGCGATTAG
- a CDS encoding outer membrane protein assembly factor BamD gives MRRLLIPVVLVVLVSLNGCVWIDNYFLPPPEDTAQELYEAGVEALNEKDYGDAQDYFSKLKDRFPFSPFALKGELALGDAYFLDEEFLLALEAYKEFEALHPSNDNIPYVLYQIANANISMFKSIDRRQENIKEGLEYLYRLAETYPKSQYAEQAKHLIVKSRRILAEHEVYMADFFWRTEQYGPAWHRYQYVVENFSDIADLRDYSIKRAEYSYFEYQKTLSEEERQRIQGSWMRWIKQWL, from the coding sequence ATGCGTCGTTTATTGATCCCTGTGGTTCTTGTCGTTCTTGTGTCCTTGAATGGGTGCGTCTGGATCGACAACTATTTTCTTCCTCCGCCCGAGGATACAGCCCAAGAATTGTATGAAGCTGGCGTGGAAGCCCTGAATGAAAAGGACTATGGCGATGCTCAGGACTATTTTTCGAAATTGAAGGACAGATTCCCCTTCAGCCCCTTTGCGTTGAAGGGGGAATTGGCCTTGGGCGATGCGTATTTTCTTGATGAAGAATTCCTTTTGGCCCTGGAGGCATATAAAGAGTTTGAGGCGTTACATCCAAGTAACGACAATATTCCCTATGTGTTGTATCAGATCGCCAACGCCAACATCAGCATGTTCAAGTCTATTGATCGGCGTCAGGAAAACATCAAGGAAGGGTTGGAATATCTCTACCGTTTGGCCGAGACCTATCCCAAATCTCAGTACGCGGAGCAGGCCAAGCATTTAATCGTCAAGAGTCGTCGGATATTGGCTGAACACGAAGTGTACATGGCTGATTTTTTCTGGCGGACAGAACAATATGGTCCGGCTTGGCATCGATATCAGTATGTTGTGGAGAATTTCTCTGACATTGCCGACTTGCGGGACTACTCCATCAAGCGTGCTGAATACTCCTATTTTGAGTATCAGAAGACCTTGTCCGAGGAGGAGCGCCAACGTATTCAGGGAAGCTGGATGCGCTGGATCAAGCAGTGGTTATAA